A window of Hymenobacter aerilatus contains these coding sequences:
- a CDS encoding STN domain-containing protein produces the protein MAVARPAAAQQVVLERHVSFQVESQTIESVLKQLEKQLDVHFVYSPQLIGSNRRVTLRVADQPLEQVLNELLAPRKAQFEVRKGRVILSQARADANAADVPVSGRVTQPNGQGLPGVTVVVKGTNTGTTTDADGNFSLTVPQGSVLSFSFIGYNPQDVTVQEATTTLRVSLQENSQSLDNVVVVGYGTLDKKK, from the coding sequence ATGGCCGTTGCTCGCCCGGCTGCGGCGCAGCAAGTAGTTCTGGAACGACACGTTTCATTTCAAGTAGAGTCGCAAACGATTGAATCGGTGCTGAAACAGCTTGAAAAGCAGTTGGATGTACACTTCGTTTATAGTCCACAACTTATCGGCTCTAATCGGCGGGTAACCTTACGCGTCGCAGACCAACCACTAGAGCAAGTCTTGAATGAACTGCTTGCTCCACGCAAAGCACAGTTCGAAGTACGCAAAGGACGGGTTATTCTGAGCCAGGCGCGCGCCGATGCCAACGCTGCCGATGTGCCCGTATCGGGCCGCGTGACGCAGCCCAATGGCCAAGGCCTACCCGGCGTGACCGTGGTAGTGAAAGGCACTAACACTGGCACCACCACCGACGCCGATGGCAACTTTTCGCTGACAGTACCGCAGGGTAGCGTACTCTCTTTCAGCTTTATCGGCTATAATCCGCAGGATGTGACGGTGCAGGAAGCGACTACAACGCTGCGCGTTTCCTTGCAGGAAAACAGCCAGTCGCTTGATAATGTAGTAGTGGTAGGCTACGGTACACTTGATAAAAAGAAGTAA
- a CDS encoding heavy metal-binding domain-containing protein — MKSAFLSFMAAGLFLVSSCGADNKPVTVGAEGPANTMKTTSADTTATPAVAGAYVCPMDPEVTSDKPGDCPKCGMALVKQ; from the coding sequence ATGAAATCTGCATTCCTCTCTTTTATGGCCGCAGGTCTGTTTCTGGTGAGTAGCTGTGGCGCCGACAACAAGCCCGTAACGGTAGGTGCCGAAGGTCCGGCTAATACCATGAAAACGACCTCCGCCGACACGACAGCTACGCCAGCAGTTGCCGGGGCCTACGTGTGCCCGATGGACCCTGAAGTAACCAGCGACAAGCCCGGCGACTGTCCCAAGTGCGGTATGGCGCTGGTGAAGCAATGA
- a CDS encoding LLM class flavin-dependent oxidoreductase — MNTDSSSVAFSVLDLAPILAGGTPTDTFRNSLHLAQQVEAMGYTRYWLSEHHNMASVASSAPPILIGHIAGGTTSLRVGSGGIMLPNHAPLVVAEQMGTLASLYPGRIDLGLGRAPGTDQRTAQAIRGSRFGAVQDFPSDIQQLQTYFSTANSSSPVRAMPGEGLDIPIYILGSSTDSAYLAAALGIPYAFASHFAPAQLLPALQIYRQHFQPSATLAAPYAIACVNVVAADTDAQAQWLSTSLQRFMLSVVAGHPAPLQPPVKDMTPFWAPAQQHMVEQMLSYSFIGSKATLQAELQEFVDRTQVNELMAITNVFEHEARVYSYQLLADALRAVTRQPLDAVVS, encoded by the coding sequence ATGAACACTGATTCTTCTTCCGTTGCTTTTTCCGTGCTGGACCTAGCGCCCATCCTCGCTGGCGGCACCCCCACCGATACCTTTCGCAACAGCTTACACCTAGCCCAGCAAGTAGAGGCTATGGGCTACACGCGTTACTGGCTTTCCGAGCACCACAACATGGCCAGCGTAGCCAGCTCCGCCCCGCCTATCCTGATTGGTCATATTGCCGGAGGCACTACCTCGCTGCGGGTAGGCTCGGGCGGTATCATGCTACCCAACCACGCACCTTTGGTAGTGGCCGAGCAGATGGGCACGTTGGCCTCGCTCTACCCCGGCCGCATCGACTTGGGCCTGGGGCGCGCCCCAGGCACCGACCAACGCACGGCCCAAGCCATTCGCGGCAGCCGGTTCGGAGCCGTGCAGGACTTCCCAAGCGATATTCAGCAACTGCAAACGTATTTCTCCACTGCCAACAGCTCCAGCCCCGTGCGCGCCATGCCCGGTGAGGGGTTGGATATTCCCATCTACATCCTAGGCTCCAGCACCGACAGCGCCTATCTGGCTGCTGCCCTTGGCATCCCCTATGCCTTTGCCAGCCACTTCGCGCCGGCTCAGCTATTACCTGCCTTGCAAATTTACCGGCAGCACTTCCAGCCTTCTGCTACACTGGCGGCGCCCTACGCTATTGCCTGCGTCAACGTAGTAGCCGCCGACACCGATGCTCAGGCGCAGTGGCTGTCTACCTCCCTCCAGCGGTTTATGCTGAGCGTAGTAGCTGGTCACCCGGCCCCGTTGCAACCACCCGTAAAGGACATGACGCCCTTTTGGGCGCCGGCTCAGCAGCACATGGTAGAGCAAATGCTGTCCTACTCCTTCATTGGCAGCAAGGCTACATTGCAAGCTGAACTTCAAGAGTTTGTTGACCGCACGCAAGTCAACGAGCTGATGGCCATTACCAACGTTTTCGAGCACGAGGCCCGTGTGTATTCCTACCAGCTATTGGCCGACGCGCTTCGGGCAGTAACTCGTCAGCCGCTTGACGCAGTAGTAAGCTAA
- a CDS encoding FecR family protein, which translates to MTEAEFESLLQRYLDGTSRPGERELIEQWSNQLGEPDNLVLPPNEREQARAAMWRQIEHLTQDNLDSTLPTEGLRHSVSFWRTPPARWIAAAVLMIGVALAVVLPPKWHLTSVPATTAVKWTQHRNGGKKAELLTLMDGSRVTLSPGSSLKYRHGLAGSRREVRLRGEAFFQVAKNPNKPFLVYTDQLVTTVLGTSFRVKAYAGRKNEVAVQEGRVSVQLRRGANLSATPIQPATESIILLPNQQVVYSALTPRPLRKQLVQNPVILAPQTFTFDKQPVEKVLQALEKAYGVEIVYDQAKLANCTITITFYQEAESLFDRLDVLSKALGASYSTADNARILFQSDGCTL; encoded by the coding sequence ATGACTGAAGCTGAATTTGAAAGTTTGCTCCAACGCTACCTCGACGGCACTAGCCGGCCTGGCGAACGAGAGCTGATAGAGCAGTGGAGCAACCAGCTTGGGGAGCCGGATAACTTAGTCCTGCCGCCCAATGAACGTGAACAGGCACGTGCGGCTATGTGGCGTCAGATTGAGCACCTCACGCAGGATAACCTCGACAGTACGCTTCCGACTGAAGGTCTTCGGCATTCCGTATCTTTTTGGCGCACGCCACCAGCGCGATGGATAGCGGCAGCAGTGCTAATGATCGGGGTAGCGTTGGCTGTAGTACTGCCCCCAAAATGGCACTTAACAAGTGTGCCTGCTACGACGGCCGTTAAGTGGACGCAGCACCGCAATGGGGGAAAAAAGGCTGAATTGCTTACCCTGATGGACGGCAGCCGTGTTACGTTATCGCCAGGCAGTAGCCTAAAGTATAGGCATGGCTTAGCAGGTTCACGGCGGGAGGTGCGGCTGCGAGGGGAAGCCTTCTTTCAGGTTGCTAAAAATCCGAATAAGCCCTTTCTGGTTTACACCGATCAGCTTGTGACAACTGTGCTGGGAACTAGCTTTCGAGTGAAAGCCTACGCAGGGCGTAAAAATGAGGTAGCGGTGCAAGAAGGTCGCGTATCTGTACAGCTACGCCGCGGAGCCAATCTGAGTGCCACACCAATACAACCAGCTACTGAGAGCATTATACTGTTGCCTAACCAACAGGTAGTATACTCAGCTTTAACGCCGCGCCCATTGCGCAAGCAGTTAGTACAGAACCCCGTAATCCTCGCTCCACAGACCTTCACTTTTGACAAACAACCTGTCGAAAAGGTATTACAGGCGTTGGAGAAAGCATATGGAGTCGAGATTGTATATGACCAGGCCAAGCTAGCTAACTGCACTATCACCATTACTTTCTATCAGGAAGCAGAATCGCTCTTCGATAGGTTGGATGTGCTCAGCAAGGCGCTCGGAGCCAGCTATTCTACTGCTGATAACGCTCGAATTCTATTCCAGAGTGATGGTTGTACCCTTTAA
- a CDS encoding TolC family protein, translating to MKRFLLFFLFLPLGAQAQLPEVLPLDSILARVERVHPRLRQYEAQAKAADAYAAGARVWMAPKVGAGPFMVPYSANRRGEDMGMQSGGSVMVMAEQGLPNRARQRANESYLRSQASVDRETRAYTRNQLRADVKQNYYDWLMLQKKLHVLEKTERLMEFALRSIELRYKYGGEKLSDAYRAQAALQLHHVEEMELEGQLKERRANLNTLLVRDPQTLFDIDTTYHLRALDRSLDTTELAEARSDVRALDQSLVRNQLQQQLERTAARPEFAVQAQHMQGLGSMPNQYTVLGTMSVPFVPWASRQYKANVAGMQLEAQALREQRADLLNQAAGKVEALNARRRAQYEQVLLYQQSVLPAVLKSYRATLLAYEQNTETFSAVLQAWETLRNTRLAAVDQEQQLLQLQVEFEREQEQ from the coding sequence ATGAAACGCTTCCTGCTTTTCTTTCTTTTCCTACCCCTCGGTGCCCAGGCCCAACTGCCCGAGGTGTTGCCGCTCGATTCTATTCTGGCTAGGGTAGAGCGCGTGCATCCGCGCTTGCGGCAGTACGAGGCCCAGGCCAAAGCCGCCGATGCCTACGCCGCCGGGGCGCGGGTGTGGATGGCCCCGAAGGTAGGGGCTGGCCCATTTATGGTGCCCTACAGCGCCAACCGCCGCGGTGAGGATATGGGCATGCAGTCGGGTGGCTCGGTGATGGTGATGGCCGAGCAGGGCCTGCCGAACCGTGCCCGCCAGCGCGCCAACGAAAGCTACCTGCGCAGCCAGGCCAGCGTGGACCGCGAAACCCGCGCCTACACGCGCAACCAACTGCGCGCCGACGTGAAGCAGAACTACTACGACTGGCTAATGCTGCAAAAGAAGCTGCACGTGCTGGAAAAAACCGAGCGCCTAATGGAGTTTGCGCTCCGCAGCATCGAGCTACGCTATAAATACGGCGGCGAGAAACTCAGCGACGCCTACCGTGCCCAGGCGGCCTTGCAGCTACACCACGTAGAGGAGATGGAGTTGGAAGGTCAGCTGAAGGAGCGCCGTGCCAACCTGAATACCCTACTGGTGCGCGACCCGCAAACCCTGTTCGATATCGACACCACCTACCACCTGCGTGCCCTCGACCGCAGCCTGGACACCACCGAACTGGCTGAGGCCCGTAGCGACGTGCGCGCCTTAGATCAGTCGTTGGTACGCAACCAGTTGCAGCAGCAGCTAGAGCGCACTGCCGCCCGGCCTGAGTTTGCTGTGCAGGCCCAGCATATGCAGGGGCTAGGTAGCATGCCCAACCAATACACGGTGCTGGGTACGATGTCGGTGCCATTTGTGCCGTGGGCCTCGCGGCAGTACAAGGCCAATGTGGCGGGTATGCAGCTAGAGGCGCAGGCGCTACGCGAGCAGCGCGCCGACCTGCTCAACCAGGCCGCCGGCAAGGTAGAAGCCCTCAATGCCCGCCGCCGTGCCCAGTACGAGCAGGTATTGCTCTACCAGCAAAGCGTGTTGCCAGCCGTGCTCAAGAGCTACCGCGCTACCCTGTTGGCTTATGAGCAAAACACCGAAACCTTCTCGGCGGTGCTGCAAGCCTGGGAAACCCTGCGCAATACCCGCCTCGCCGCCGTGGACCAGGAACAGCAGCTCTTGCAACTGCAAGTGGAATTTGAACGCGAGCAGGAACAGTAG
- a CDS encoding RNA polymerase sigma factor, with product MSSSPIRFYASWNDAALLEAIVQDNRGAFAEVYERYWYRVFALAYRKLKSRETAEELVQELFATLWHKRAEQTIAQLDHYLLAAINHRVLSYIRAHRVRTHYATYCQTIRVETTHETEEALAASDLTAAFLRGVELLPEKSQEVFRLSRLEHQSVEEIATHLGITSKTVEYHLTKSLKILRLYLREFMVMLVPFFFFIR from the coding sequence GTGAGCTCCTCGCCTATCCGGTTCTATGCTTCTTGGAATGATGCTGCCTTACTAGAAGCGATAGTACAGGATAACCGAGGGGCTTTCGCCGAGGTGTATGAGCGGTATTGGTACCGGGTCTTTGCATTGGCTTACCGAAAGCTAAAATCCCGAGAAACGGCAGAGGAGTTAGTACAGGAGTTGTTCGCTACCCTCTGGCACAAGCGGGCCGAGCAGACAATTGCACAGTTAGACCATTATTTATTGGCTGCTATCAACCATCGGGTACTAAGCTATATCCGTGCTCATCGAGTCCGAACGCACTACGCTACTTACTGCCAGACCATACGAGTTGAGACAACGCACGAAACAGAAGAAGCGTTGGCTGCTAGTGATTTGACAGCTGCTTTCCTACGAGGTGTAGAACTCCTACCTGAAAAGTCACAGGAAGTATTTCGACTGAGTCGCCTAGAACATCAATCCGTGGAGGAAATAGCAACGCATCTGGGTATTACATCTAAAACAGTTGAGTATCACTTGACTAAGTCGTTGAAGATATTACGCTTATACTTACGGGAGTTCATGGTTATGTTGGTGCCCTTCTTTTTTTTCATTCGTTGA
- a CDS encoding efflux RND transporter periplasmic adaptor subunit, whose amino-acid sequence MNKKKRWQVRFYLLVLLLGLFWMATSCSTEQPHEHAHATAEEYYTCPMHPEVVQDEPGKCPVCGMFLVKKTTAPAADADTSTLPSPVSGTATPTDVQLVHPTAGAETTTITAPGVISYDPRQFERVAARVGGRIERLYVRSRFQPVKKGQKLYDIYSPELLTEQQNLLFILKNKPVDEALLTASRRKLELLGLTTGQVRAIEKSGRPQLRISVYSPVSGYVTEATTDAAAASALEQAGTLTIQEGDYVQTGQPVLQLVNTNTVWALLQVYAADIAHVQPGQTVEITLNDTPQATPRQGKVALVEPLITSSAPTATARVYLSNSEQQLKIGQLVTAQIQSRAQATGLWVPAAAVLDLGTRQVVFRQQHNQLQPVAVVTGARAGNQVQITHGLTVQDQIAANAQYLTDSESFIEPVL is encoded by the coding sequence ATGAATAAGAAGAAAAGATGGCAAGTGCGGTTCTACCTACTCGTGCTCTTGTTAGGACTATTTTGGATGGCCACCAGCTGCTCCACCGAACAGCCTCATGAGCACGCCCACGCCACAGCCGAAGAGTACTATACCTGCCCTATGCACCCCGAGGTAGTGCAGGACGAGCCCGGTAAGTGCCCGGTGTGCGGCATGTTCCTGGTGAAGAAAACCACCGCTCCTGCCGCTGATGCCGATACCAGCACCCTACCCAGTCCTGTCAGCGGCACAGCTACACCCACCGATGTGCAGTTGGTGCACCCTACTGCTGGCGCCGAAACGACGACCATTACCGCGCCCGGCGTTATCAGCTACGACCCGCGCCAGTTCGAGCGGGTGGCCGCGAGGGTAGGGGGGCGCATCGAGCGGCTGTACGTGCGCTCCCGCTTTCAGCCCGTCAAAAAAGGCCAGAAACTCTACGACATCTATAGCCCGGAGCTGCTGACGGAGCAACAGAATTTGCTTTTTATCTTGAAAAACAAGCCTGTTGATGAAGCATTGCTGACAGCCTCGCGGCGCAAATTGGAGCTGTTGGGTCTGACAACTGGACAAGTACGGGCTATTGAGAAAAGCGGCCGACCGCAGCTACGTATCAGCGTATATAGCCCCGTGAGTGGCTACGTTACGGAGGCCACCACCGATGCCGCTGCAGCTAGCGCATTGGAACAAGCCGGTACCCTGACCATTCAGGAGGGCGACTATGTGCAAACCGGCCAGCCGGTGTTGCAGCTTGTGAATACCAATACAGTGTGGGCCTTGCTGCAAGTGTATGCCGCCGATATAGCGCACGTGCAACCCGGCCAAACGGTAGAAATTACGCTGAACGACACGCCGCAGGCCACACCGCGCCAGGGCAAAGTAGCGCTGGTAGAACCGCTCATTACCAGCAGCGCCCCCACGGCAACTGCCCGCGTCTACCTGTCAAATAGCGAGCAGCAGCTTAAAATAGGACAACTCGTGACAGCTCAGATTCAATCCAGAGCGCAAGCTACGGGGCTGTGGGTGCCCGCCGCCGCCGTCCTCGACCTAGGCACCCGGCAAGTCGTGTTCCGGCAACAGCACAACCAGCTACAGCCAGTGGCCGTGGTGACGGGTGCCCGCGCCGGCAACCAGGTGCAAATCACGCACGGTCTGACGGTCCAGGACCAGATAGCCGCCAATGCACAGTACCTGACCGACAGTGAAAGCTTTATTGAGCCGGTGCTGTAA
- a CDS encoding efflux RND transporter permease subunit, with product MVEKLIALSLRNRVLVLLLAAGLFGWGVYALRRNPIDAIPDLSENQVIVFTEWSGRSPQVLEDQVTYPLVSNLQGIPKVRNIRGASMFGMSFVYLIFDDEVDLYWARSRVLERLNYAQRLLPEGVIPTLGPDGTGVGHVLWYTLKAKGMDLGEQRALQDWYVKFALQTVPGVSEVASFGGFQKQYQITLDPTKLNYYRIPLPDVLRAVKSNNNDVGGRKFEMSDMGYIVRGLGYIENIQDVENMPVGTYQSTPIRIKDVATVQMGGDLRLGIFDVNGEGEAVGGIIVMRYGENADNVIRAVKAKMQEVEKGLPRGVKFEIAYDRSTLIERAIASVQGTLVEEMVTVSLIVLLFLFHARSAIIILVQVPLSIAIAFILLEAFGVSSNIMSLTGIALAIGVIVDDGIVVVENAYRHLSEAQQVEEATS from the coding sequence ATGGTAGAAAAGCTTATTGCCTTATCGTTGCGCAACCGGGTGCTGGTGCTGCTGCTGGCGGCGGGGCTGTTTGGGTGGGGCGTGTACGCCCTGCGCCGCAACCCCATCGACGCCATTCCAGACCTTTCCGAAAACCAGGTGATTGTGTTCACGGAGTGGAGTGGGCGCAGCCCCCAGGTGCTGGAAGACCAAGTCACTTACCCGCTGGTATCGAACCTGCAGGGAATTCCAAAAGTGCGCAATATCCGGGGCGCGTCGATGTTTGGGATGAGCTTTGTGTACCTGATTTTTGACGACGAGGTAGACCTGTACTGGGCCCGCTCGCGGGTGCTGGAGCGCCTCAATTACGCCCAACGGCTGCTGCCTGAGGGCGTTATCCCTACCCTCGGCCCCGATGGTACGGGGGTAGGGCACGTGCTCTGGTATACCCTGAAAGCGAAGGGCATGGACCTGGGTGAGCAGCGCGCCTTGCAAGACTGGTACGTGAAGTTTGCCCTGCAAACCGTGCCCGGCGTGAGCGAAGTGGCCTCGTTTGGCGGCTTCCAGAAACAGTACCAAATCACCCTCGACCCCACCAAGCTCAACTATTACCGCATTCCGCTGCCCGACGTGCTACGGGCCGTGAAGTCGAACAACAACGACGTGGGCGGGCGCAAGTTTGAGATGAGCGACATGGGCTACATCGTGCGCGGGCTGGGCTACATCGAAAATATCCAGGACGTGGAGAACATGCCCGTGGGCACCTACCAGTCTACTCCTATCCGCATCAAAGACGTGGCCACCGTGCAAATGGGCGGCGACCTGCGCCTGGGTATCTTCGACGTGAATGGCGAGGGCGAAGCCGTGGGTGGCATCATTGTGATGCGCTACGGCGAAAACGCCGACAACGTCATCCGGGCTGTGAAAGCCAAGATGCAGGAGGTGGAAAAAGGCCTGCCGCGGGGCGTGAAATTCGAAATTGCCTACGACCGGAGCACGCTCATCGAGCGGGCTATTGCCTCGGTGCAGGGCACGCTGGTAGAGGAGATGGTGACGGTGTCCTTGATTGTGCTGCTATTCCTCTTTCATGCCCGCAGCGCAATTATCATTCTTGTGCAGGTGCCGCTGTCGATTGCCATTGCCTTCATTCTGCTGGAAGCCTTTGGCGTGTCGTCCAACATCATGTCGCTCACCGGCATTGCCTTGGCCATCGGAGTGATTGTGGACGACGGCATTGTGGTGGTGGAAAATGCCTACCGGCATCTGTCGGAAGCACAACAGGTAGAAGAAGCTACAAGCTAG
- a CDS encoding efflux RND transporter permease subunit, producing the protein MTSEERNRIIERACQQVGPGVFYSSIIIVVSFLPVFLLTGQEGKLFAPLAWTKTFILLVDAFIAITVGPVLVSFLLKGKLKPEGSNPVGRALERVYTPILAWCLRWRKTTLGINIVALLVSIPMLLSLGTEFMPPLDEGSILFMPVTLPDVSNQEVKRILQVQDRIIKQTPEVAHVLGKAGRANTATDNSPLSMIETIILLKPRDEWRAGMTKAKIVDELNQKLQIPGVVNGWTQPIINRINMLSTGIRTDVGVKVYGQNLDSIYRLSTQIRQHLAGIDGVKDLYVEPITGGKYLDIKVKKEEIGRYGLSVDDVNLLVESALGGMELTTTIEGRQRFSVNARFAQDFRNSLPALQRLQVQTAGGPIPLSSVADIRIAEGPPMINSENALLRGTVLFNVRDRDLGGTVAEARQRLETMMGKLPKGYFLDWSGQYENQLRATQTLKLILPLVLAVIFGVLYFTFGSLKEAFFNIVTVPFALIGGVFIVYFYGVNLSVAVAVGFIALFGLAVETSILMVIYLNEAMQKLVARKGNSRDTITPADIRGAVMEGAAQRLRPKIMTVSVSLFGLVPVLWSTGVGSDVMLPIVLPLIGGVFTSSVHILLVTPVVFEMTKEYELRKHGQMEIPVARH; encoded by the coding sequence ATGACCAGCGAAGAGCGCAACCGAATTATTGAGCGGGCCTGCCAACAGGTGGGGCCAGGCGTGTTCTACTCGTCCATTATCATCGTGGTGTCGTTTCTGCCGGTGTTTCTGCTCACCGGGCAGGAGGGCAAGCTGTTTGCGCCCCTGGCCTGGACCAAAACCTTCATCCTACTCGTCGATGCCTTCATTGCCATTACGGTAGGGCCGGTGCTGGTGAGCTTTCTGTTGAAAGGCAAGCTGAAGCCGGAAGGGAGCAACCCGGTGGGTAGGGCGCTGGAGCGCGTGTATACCCCTATTCTGGCGTGGTGCCTGCGCTGGCGCAAAACCACGCTGGGCATTAACATTGTGGCCCTGCTTGTCAGCATTCCGATGCTGCTCAGCCTGGGCACCGAGTTTATGCCGCCGCTCGATGAGGGTAGTATCCTGTTTATGCCCGTCACCCTACCCGATGTATCCAACCAGGAGGTGAAGCGCATTTTGCAGGTGCAGGACCGCATCATCAAGCAAACGCCCGAAGTGGCGCACGTGCTGGGTAAGGCGGGTAGGGCTAACACGGCCACCGATAATTCGCCGCTGTCGATGATTGAAACCATCATTCTGCTGAAGCCCCGCGACGAGTGGCGCGCCGGCATGACCAAGGCCAAAATCGTGGACGAGCTGAACCAGAAGCTTCAGATTCCGGGCGTGGTGAACGGCTGGACCCAGCCCATCATCAACCGCATCAACATGCTCTCTACCGGCATCCGGACGGATGTGGGTGTGAAGGTGTACGGCCAGAACCTGGATTCTATCTACCGGTTGTCTACCCAAATTCGGCAGCACTTAGCCGGTATCGATGGGGTAAAGGACTTGTACGTAGAGCCGATTACGGGTGGCAAGTACCTTGATATTAAGGTGAAGAAAGAGGAAATCGGGCGCTATGGGCTGAGCGTGGACGACGTGAACCTGCTGGTGGAATCGGCGCTGGGCGGCATGGAGCTGACTACTACCATTGAGGGTAGGCAGCGCTTCAGTGTGAATGCCCGCTTTGCCCAAGACTTCCGCAACAGCCTGCCCGCCTTGCAGCGCCTGCAAGTGCAAACGGCCGGCGGCCCCATCCCGCTGTCGTCGGTGGCTGATATCCGGATTGCGGAAGGCCCACCGATGATCAACTCCGAAAACGCCCTGCTCCGCGGTACCGTGCTGTTCAACGTGCGCGACCGGGACCTGGGCGGCACCGTGGCCGAAGCCCGCCAGCGCTTAGAAACGATGATGGGCAAGCTGCCAAAGGGTTACTTCCTTGATTGGAGCGGGCAGTACGAAAACCAGCTCCGCGCCACCCAAACCCTCAAGCTGATTCTGCCGCTGGTGCTGGCCGTCATTTTTGGGGTGCTTTATTTCACGTTCGGCTCGCTGAAAGAAGCTTTTTTCAACATCGTGACGGTGCCGTTTGCGCTGATTGGGGGTGTGTTCATCGTGTATTTCTACGGCGTGAACTTGTCGGTAGCGGTGGCAGTGGGCTTCATCGCGCTGTTCGGGCTGGCCGTGGAAACCAGCATCCTGATGGTGATTTACCTCAACGAGGCCATGCAGAAGCTGGTGGCTCGCAAAGGCAACTCCCGCGACACCATCACGCCCGCCGACATCCGCGGGGCCGTGATGGAAGGCGCCGCCCAGCGCCTGCGCCCCAAAATCATGACCGTGTCGGTGTCGCTGTTTGGGCTAGTGCCGGTGCTGTGGTCCACGGGGGTAGGGTCGGATGTGATGCTCCCTATTGTGCTCCCGCTGATTGGCGGTGTGTTCACGTCGTCGGTGCACATTCTGCTTGTCACGCCGGTGGTCTTCGAGATGACCAAAGAATACGAATTGCGCAAACATGGCCAGATGGAAATCCCGGTGGCTCGGCATTGA
- a CDS encoding efflux RND transporter periplasmic adaptor subunit, which translates to MKYTLLLLLLVVACRQATPEADSATVPEANPTPNPALAATAESYYTCSMHPQIHEDEPGDCPICGMDLIKVQHQSGTTTARTIRLSAEQVRLGGIKVRKVGEPVAATTAAGTGVVLTGRVVPNPENLTQVSARVPGRIERLYVRNPGETVRVGTPLFALYSEELQKAQLDFLLATAQQRELAGADNIDYAPMVAAARNRLQLWGFTAAQMRRLLRAGKPLNPVPYFSSKNGVVQEVALREGDYVQEGTPIFSLVDLSTVWVEAQLYATDAAVRAGQPVTVTFPSLPGRQVAGHVSFVNPELADSKVTLVRVVLPNPQRTYTPGLQAVVRVAPTSGSAPVATGTLRVPVAAVLQEQAGNSLWVRLPDGSYENREVELGKQAGGQVEILSHLTAGEEVVMDGAYLLHSEYILQKGASPLAKQ; encoded by the coding sequence ATGAAATACACTTTGCTACTGCTGCTACTCGTTGTGGCCTGCCGCCAGGCTACCCCGGAGGCCGATTCGGCCACGGTGCCCGAAGCAAACCCTACACCCAACCCGGCACTGGCAGCTACGGCGGAATCGTACTACACCTGCTCTATGCATCCGCAAATTCACGAGGACGAGCCCGGCGACTGCCCCATCTGCGGCATGGACCTCATCAAGGTGCAGCACCAGTCGGGCACTACCACCGCGCGCACTATCCGGCTCAGCGCCGAGCAGGTGCGCCTGGGCGGTATTAAAGTGAGGAAGGTAGGCGAACCAGTAGCGGCCACTACGGCCGCTGGTACGGGGGTGGTGCTCACGGGCAGGGTAGTGCCCAACCCCGAAAACCTGACCCAGGTAAGCGCCCGCGTGCCCGGCCGCATCGAACGACTGTACGTGCGTAACCCCGGCGAAACCGTGCGCGTCGGTACGCCGCTGTTTGCGCTTTATAGTGAAGAATTGCAGAAAGCCCAGTTGGATTTTCTGCTCGCTACCGCTCAGCAGCGCGAGCTGGCCGGCGCCGATAACATCGACTACGCGCCGATGGTAGCCGCGGCCCGCAACCGGTTGCAGCTTTGGGGTTTCACGGCCGCGCAAATGCGGCGGCTCCTGCGAGCTGGTAAGCCCCTAAACCCCGTCCCTTATTTCAGCTCCAAAAACGGGGTGGTGCAGGAAGTGGCTTTGCGTGAGGGCGACTACGTGCAAGAGGGTACGCCCATCTTCTCCCTCGTCGACCTGAGCACGGTATGGGTGGAAGCGCAGCTTTATGCCACCGATGCCGCCGTGCGTGCCGGGCAGCCAGTCACAGTCACGTTTCCGTCGTTGCCGGGTAGGCAGGTAGCAGGGCACGTAAGCTTTGTAAATCCTGAATTGGCGGATAGCAAAGTGACCCTAGTGCGCGTGGTCCTACCCAACCCGCAACGTACGTACACGCCGGGCCTGCAAGCCGTGGTGCGCGTGGCGCCTACCTCGGGTAGCGCCCCGGTGGCAACAGGTACCTTGCGCGTGCCTGTGGCCGCGGTATTGCAGGAGCAAGCCGGAAACAGCCTGTGGGTGCGCCTCCCCGATGGTAGCTATGAAAACCGGGAAGTAGAGCTTGGGAAACAGGCCGGCGGGCAGGTTGAGATTCTGTCGCACCTGACGGCGGGCGAGGAAGTGGTGATGGATGGGGCCTACCTGCTGCACAGCGAGTATATCTTGCAGAAAGGTGCCTCACCGCTGGCAAAGCAGTAG